The following proteins are co-located in the Pontiella desulfatans genome:
- a CDS encoding outer membrane protein OmpK, whose translation MKRIITALVAASAASTFAGDFIQWTDTSVSLLAGTGFEVDPEDQTTVTLEHANGWEYGDFFWFNDFIYFNGDQNSAGDDASYYGEIAPRFSLNKMTGKDLSVAFIKDWLIATCYEYGRGVNLDEYGHNMLVGAGVDLDVPGMDFVQLNAYQRFDLKGGNGESIQLTGVWKYSRPMGKTTFIFDGFLDWVVNDDGLYSKNLHFCPQVKFDIGTLWGWNPNRLNVGVEYDYWSNKYGIKDSNVFPTTQSAISLLVKSHF comes from the coding sequence ATGAAACGCATCATTACCGCCCTCGTGGCCGCCAGCGCCGCATCCACCTTCGCAGGCGACTTTATCCAGTGGACCGACACCAGTGTGAGCCTGCTGGCCGGTACCGGCTTTGAGGTCGATCCCGAAGACCAGACCACCGTCACGCTCGAACACGCCAACGGCTGGGAATACGGGGACTTCTTCTGGTTCAATGATTTTATCTATTTCAATGGCGATCAAAACAGTGCCGGCGATGACGCATCTTACTATGGCGAAATCGCGCCGCGGTTCAGCCTCAACAAAATGACCGGAAAAGATCTTTCCGTGGCCTTCATTAAAGATTGGTTGATTGCCACCTGCTACGAATACGGGCGCGGGGTCAACCTGGATGAATACGGCCACAACATGCTTGTAGGTGCCGGGGTCGACCTCGATGTTCCGGGCATGGACTTTGTTCAGCTTAATGCTTACCAGCGTTTCGACCTTAAAGGCGGTAACGGCGAATCCATTCAGCTGACCGGCGTCTGGAAATATTCCCGGCCGATGGGCAAAACCACCTTCATCTTCGACGGCTTCCTGGACTGGGTGGTCAACGATGACGGACTGTACAGCAAGAACCTGCACTTTTGCCCGCAGGTCAAGTTCGACATCGGCACCCTCTGGGGCTGGAACCCGAACCGCCTCAACGTGGGTGTGGAATACGACTACTGGTCGAACAAGTACGGGATCAAAGACTCCAACGTGTTCCCGACCACACAGAGCGCCATCAGCCTGCTCGTGAAGTCCCACTTTTAA
- a CDS encoding NCS2 family permease, producing MPGLFKLKEHGTDTKTEVIGGITTFLTMAYIIFVNPMILSETGMDKPALITATCLAAALGTFLVGLWANVPFAMAPGMGLNAFFTYTLVLGQGLNWQTALGVVFVSGIVFLVLTVVGIREKVVTAIPVGLRIATAAGIGLFITFIGMKNLGLIVDNPATLVSIGPLTTPVLIGLVALLVITVLEARKIKGAILIGIVFATIVGALFGEVSLPEKLVSAPPSLAPIAFKLDIPAALQWGLVGAIFSFMFVDLFDSIGTIVACSYEAGYVEPDGTIKKIDKVLEADAVATIAGSLLGTSTTTTYIESASGIGDGARTGLASVVTGSLFLLGLFLAPLIGVVPGFATAPALIIVGVYMFRNIKEINFSDLKIAVPSFLTMILMPLTFSIATGLTVGFLSYILIAVCSGDFKKVSPVMWVVGLLSAINLAVSVVH from the coding sequence ATGCCTGGCTTATTCAAACTCAAAGAACACGGCACCGATACGAAAACGGAAGTCATCGGGGGAATCACAACCTTTCTGACGATGGCCTATATCATCTTCGTGAACCCGATGATCCTGAGCGAAACGGGCATGGATAAACCGGCGCTGATCACCGCCACCTGCCTGGCGGCGGCCTTGGGCACCTTCCTCGTGGGGCTCTGGGCCAATGTGCCATTCGCCATGGCGCCGGGCATGGGGCTCAACGCCTTTTTCACCTACACCCTCGTATTGGGGCAAGGCCTGAACTGGCAGACCGCGCTGGGCGTCGTTTTTGTTTCGGGCATCGTCTTCCTGGTGCTCACCGTGGTGGGCATCCGCGAAAAGGTGGTGACGGCCATACCGGTCGGACTCCGGATTGCCACCGCCGCCGGCATCGGCTTGTTCATCACCTTCATCGGCATGAAAAACCTGGGGCTGATCGTGGATAACCCGGCCACACTGGTTTCGATCGGCCCGCTCACCACGCCGGTGCTGATTGGCCTGGTGGCCCTGCTGGTGATCACCGTGCTCGAGGCCCGCAAGATCAAGGGCGCCATCCTCATCGGCATCGTGTTCGCCACCATCGTCGGCGCGCTTTTCGGCGAAGTCAGCCTGCCGGAAAAACTGGTTTCGGCCCCGCCGAGCCTGGCGCCGATCGCCTTCAAGCTCGATATTCCCGCCGCCCTGCAGTGGGGACTCGTGGGCGCGATCTTTTCCTTCATGTTCGTCGATCTGTTCGACTCCATCGGCACCATCGTCGCCTGCTCCTACGAAGCCGGCTACGTCGAGCCCGACGGAACGATCAAGAAGATCGACAAGGTGCTCGAAGCCGACGCCGTGGCCACCATCGCCGGCTCGCTGCTCGGCACCAGCACCACCACCACCTACATCGAATCCGCTTCCGGCATCGGCGACGGCGCGCGCACCGGGCTCGCCTCGGTGGTGACGGGTTCCCTCTTCCTGCTCGGCCTCTTCCTGGCGCCGCTCATCGGCGTGGTGCCCGGGTTTGCCACGGCGCCGGCGTTGATCATCGTGGGGGTCTACATGTTCCGAAACATCAAGGAGATCAACTTCTCCGACCTGAAGATTGCCGTGCCTTCGTTCCTTACCATGATCCTGATGCCGCTGACCTTCAGCATTGCCACCGGCCTGACGGTCGGCTTTCTCTCCTACATCCTGATTGCGGTCTGCTCCGGCGACTTCAAGAAGGTGTCGCCGGTCATGTGGGTGGTTGGGTTGCTCTCCGCCATCAACCTGGCCGTGAGCGTCGTCCATTAG
- a CDS encoding SDR family oxidoreductase has product MELGLHGKVAMVAGASRGLGYGIARELAREGALVSIGSRTEADVFDAAEVLTEETGSEVLPNILDVSNPESIAEWLESTTEAFGGVDCLVVNAGGPPAGTFDDFADSDWQSAFELTLMSSVRMIRAVLPAMREVGGGAILTVTSVSVKEPIDFLLLSNVMRSGVTSLAKSLSQQLAPENIRINNLMPGRIDTDRVQALDALKAEARELPVEEVRAANELGIPLGRYGTIEEFGRLGAFLLSDAASYITGQTIAVDGGSMKTVW; this is encoded by the coding sequence ATGGAACTTGGATTGCATGGAAAAGTGGCGATGGTGGCCGGGGCGAGCAGGGGGCTCGGCTACGGCATCGCGCGCGAGCTGGCCCGCGAAGGGGCCTTGGTTTCGATCGGTAGCCGTACCGAGGCGGACGTGTTCGATGCCGCCGAGGTTTTAACCGAGGAGACCGGCTCGGAGGTGTTGCCCAACATTCTGGATGTTTCGAATCCGGAATCCATTGCCGAGTGGCTCGAAAGCACAACCGAGGCCTTCGGTGGCGTCGATTGTCTCGTCGTGAATGCCGGCGGCCCGCCCGCGGGAACGTTCGACGACTTTGCCGACTCCGACTGGCAATCCGCCTTTGAACTGACGCTGATGAGCTCGGTCCGGATGATCCGGGCCGTGTTGCCCGCCATGCGCGAGGTGGGCGGGGGGGCCATCCTCACCGTCACGTCGGTTTCCGTGAAGGAGCCGATCGATTTCCTGCTGCTTTCGAATGTCATGCGGTCCGGCGTAACCAGCTTGGCCAAGAGCCTATCGCAGCAGCTGGCGCCGGAAAACATCCGCATCAACAACCTGATGCCGGGGCGGATCGATACCGACCGCGTCCAGGCGCTGGATGCCCTGAAAGCCGAAGCCCGGGAGTTGCCGGTGGAGGAAGTCCGGGCCGCAAACGAACTCGGCATTCCCTTGGGGCGCTACGGAACCATCGAGGAATTCGGCCGTCTCGGCGCCTTCCTGCTTTCGGACGCCGCCTCCTACATCACCGGCCAGACCATCGCCGTGGATGGTGGTTCGATGAAAACGGTTTGGTAA
- a CDS encoding CPBP family glutamic-type intramembrane protease, with protein sequence MNLFAGFVPYMAVLVGLYLFRSAWTAVLLYHAGIVAFLLMRRRPNVWKRAWAGMRTPLLIPSVLVCAFAAPIVYFMWPWFAASETVLPEWMARYGLTGLSWLLLVPYFSIVHPVLEEIHWRGLAPEGFVWLCWQDLLFAGYHVLVLFQLIHWPWLFLVFGVLVGSSVFWRWAADRFGGYGLPILTHAAADAGVVVAVGFLLQ encoded by the coding sequence ATGAATCTATTTGCCGGCTTCGTCCCCTATATGGCCGTCCTGGTTGGACTGTACCTGTTCCGCAGTGCGTGGACGGCGGTGCTGCTGTATCACGCGGGCATCGTGGCCTTCCTGTTGATGCGCCGCCGACCGAACGTTTGGAAGCGGGCATGGGCGGGCATGCGGACGCCGTTACTGATTCCTTCGGTACTGGTCTGCGCATTTGCCGCACCGATTGTCTATTTCATGTGGCCCTGGTTTGCCGCATCGGAAACCGTCTTGCCGGAATGGATGGCGCGCTACGGGTTGACCGGCCTTTCATGGCTTTTGCTGGTTCCCTACTTTTCCATCGTCCACCCGGTGCTGGAGGAGATCCATTGGCGCGGCCTTGCGCCGGAAGGTTTTGTTTGGCTATGTTGGCAGGATCTACTGTTTGCCGGCTACCACGTGCTGGTGCTGTTCCAGCTGATCCATTGGCCGTGGCTTTTCCTGGTTTTCGGGGTGCTGGTGGGCAGTTCGGTGTTCTGGCGCTGGGCGGCGGACCGGTTCGGGGGCTACGGCCTGCCGATCCTGACCCACGCCGCCGCCGATGCCGGGGTGGTGGTGGCGGTTGGTTTCTTGTTGCAGTGA
- a CDS encoding AbrB/MazE/SpoVT family DNA-binding domain-containing protein, with translation MQKLATTKMTTKGQVVIPEAIRKALHLEAGNQFVVVAHEDTVILKTIKAPSIDEFRALMDKAQAQAKAAGMKQSDISKAIKAVRSGK, from the coding sequence ATGCAAAAACTCGCGACAACCAAAATGACGACCAAAGGACAGGTGGTTATTCCCGAAGCAATCCGCAAAGCCTTGCACCTTGAGGCCGGCAACCAATTCGTTGTTGTTGCCCATGAGGACACCGTGATTCTTAAAACCATCAAAGCCCCTTCAATTGATGAATTCAGGGCGCTGATGGACAAAGCCCAGGCACAGGCCAAAGCCGCGGGCATGAAGCAATCAGATATCTCCAAAGCGATTAAAGCCGTCCGGTCTGGAAAATGA
- the bioF gene encoding 8-amino-7-oxononanoate synthase: MCEDWIQPILDSAQAQGLERTARVYPEAGGVIKIDGKEVLNFSSNDYLDLGRHPHVMDRAREALDQYGIGATASRLVTGTLPIHEELEARLAREKGYESALVFGSGYMANAGTIPSLAGRADTIFADKLVHASMVDACKLSGAKLVRWAHNDVEALEKRLEQYADTNGRKLIITESVFSMDGDLAPLKEIAALAEKYGAMLMVDEAHSTGTFGENGSGLVREFGIEKAVTVSMGTMSKAMAGYGGYVACSENLRKLLVNSSRAFIYTTAPPPAVIGAALGALDVFEASPRLGYILQANAAYFRSLLHEAGLDTLQSQSQIIPIVIGENKKAVAISQRLREEGIIAAAIRPPTVPAGSARLRISITLAHLVDDLERAAKLIIKAVKEN; the protein is encoded by the coding sequence ATGTGTGAAGACTGGATACAACCCATACTCGACAGCGCGCAGGCGCAGGGGCTCGAACGGACGGCGCGCGTCTATCCCGAGGCCGGCGGCGTCATCAAGATCGATGGAAAGGAAGTGCTCAACTTTTCGAGCAACGACTATCTCGACCTCGGCCGCCACCCGCATGTGATGGATCGCGCCCGCGAAGCGCTCGACCAATACGGCATCGGCGCCACCGCCTCGCGGCTGGTGACCGGCACCCTGCCGATCCACGAAGAGCTGGAGGCCCGGCTGGCCCGGGAAAAGGGCTACGAGTCCGCCCTCGTCTTCGGTTCCGGCTATATGGCCAACGCCGGCACCATCCCTAGCCTCGCCGGGCGCGCCGACACCATCTTTGCCGACAAGCTGGTGCACGCCAGCATGGTCGACGCCTGCAAGCTCTCCGGCGCAAAACTGGTACGCTGGGCGCACAACGATGTCGAGGCCCTGGAAAAGCGGCTGGAGCAATACGCAGACACGAACGGCCGGAAGCTGATCATCACCGAATCGGTTTTTAGCATGGACGGCGACCTTGCACCGCTGAAGGAAATCGCGGCGCTGGCCGAAAAATACGGTGCGATGCTGATGGTCGACGAGGCACACAGCACCGGCACCTTTGGCGAAAACGGATCGGGACTGGTTCGTGAATTCGGGATTGAAAAAGCCGTAACCGTTTCGATGGGCACCATGAGCAAGGCGATGGCGGGCTATGGCGGCTACGTCGCTTGTTCCGAAAATCTGCGCAAGCTGCTGGTTAATTCCTCCCGCGCCTTCATCTATACCACCGCCCCGCCCCCGGCCGTCATCGGCGCGGCGCTCGGCGCGCTTGATGTCTTCGAAGCCTCCCCGCGCCTCGGCTACATCCTCCAGGCGAACGCGGCTTATTTTCGCAGCCTGCTCCACGAAGCCGGGCTCGACACCCTGCAAAGCCAAAGCCAGATCATCCCCATCGTCATCGGCGAAAACAAAAAGGCGGTCGCCATTTCGCAACGGTTGCGCGAGGAAGGCATTATTGCGGCCGCCATCCGCCCGCCGACGGTTCCGGCCGGCTCCGCCCGGCTCCGGATTTCCATCACCCTCGCCCACCTCGTCGACGACCTCGAACGCGCCGCCAAGCTCATCATCAAAGCCGTAAAAGAAAACTAG
- a CDS encoding carbohydrate-binding protein: MKKTTAGFKVGIVTSLLHLGFAVYLCNIFSQSNSSTAGLVFIPLLILDAPIIFLLQFAGGLPPLVQFGVLGSLFWFLVPWLTGRLIERKRPDWPGAAKCFSILGVMVLFPVVSFVGIIPLQSTLSDRARRPVELKKNLGDATSDNLTQRVVFSDKTLHQGITSIDHGLWRSNSGPETLVCFNWGMVLLDDQYEELRRVEFTNHYVSVRPVGIADAGDCRVLARRHFKSATLLDSNGDEIWNHAERAEGESAIDGALSGDIDGDGVAEFAVNRRYREGIKLLDKNGKTLWKHPVSSLGHIEMADVRGNGKEEFFFKDGSSFTTLDANGTVVDRLKISKAPEEFALVQWPGIRNRLNILLPGENNIRIADMRGRILMELDAPGCRTYGEVDAVAVRFRKDEPAHLAVRKNLSPDLAVLYVYDANGTLVFQKSETTRKGITHPTLTAISAGDSSEERLLVGHWNRLKGAQLVEYSLNPDAEVKPLEQTTEAGIAPMVYAEENTSRLELLPRDAVIEGRIKLEDKPTGPCLGYWDSPDDFIWFDVSGLGEGTYKVIVNYAAPSQNGGVLSIQLNERMFEQHFKPTGGWNTRADQGIGVIEHKGGALAITLSIKEPNLENYAVMNFFSMTLVRQ, translated from the coding sequence ATGAAAAAAACAACCGCGGGATTCAAAGTCGGTATTGTGACGTCGCTGCTCCACTTGGGCTTTGCAGTATATCTCTGCAACATATTTTCACAATCAAACAGCAGTACGGCGGGACTGGTGTTCATCCCTTTGCTAATTCTGGATGCACCGATCATTTTCCTGCTTCAGTTTGCGGGCGGATTGCCTCCCCTGGTTCAGTTTGGAGTTCTGGGTTCGCTATTTTGGTTCCTGGTCCCCTGGCTTACGGGGCGTCTTATTGAGCGCAAGCGCCCCGATTGGCCGGGAGCGGCAAAATGCTTTAGCATCCTTGGAGTCATGGTGCTATTTCCGGTCGTCTCTTTTGTTGGAATTATCCCGTTGCAGTCGACCCTTTCAGATCGGGCAAGAAGGCCGGTTGAACTGAAAAAAAATCTGGGAGATGCCACTTCCGACAATCTTACACAGCGCGTGGTTTTCAGTGATAAGACTCTTCATCAGGGCATAACCTCCATTGATCATGGCCTCTGGAGATCGAATAGTGGGCCGGAGACGTTGGTATGCTTTAACTGGGGAATGGTGCTGCTGGACGATCAGTACGAGGAGCTTCGGCGGGTTGAATTCACCAACCACTATGTTTCAGTGCGCCCAGTGGGCATCGCTGATGCCGGAGACTGCCGGGTACTGGCACGCCGGCACTTTAAGTCCGCCACTTTGCTGGATTCGAATGGCGATGAGATTTGGAACCACGCTGAGCGAGCCGAGGGCGAGAGTGCCATCGACGGAGCCCTTAGCGGGGACATCGATGGGGATGGCGTGGCCGAGTTTGCTGTGAACCGTCGCTATAGGGAAGGGATTAAGCTACTGGACAAAAACGGTAAGACCCTGTGGAAGCATCCGGTCTCTTCACTGGGGCATATCGAGATGGCGGATGTCCGGGGCAACGGAAAGGAAGAATTCTTTTTCAAGGATGGCAGCAGCTTCACTACGTTGGATGCAAACGGGACGGTTGTTGACCGGCTAAAAATATCAAAGGCTCCCGAGGAGTTTGCGTTGGTTCAATGGCCGGGCATAAGAAACCGGCTCAATATTCTTTTGCCGGGAGAGAACAACATCAGGATCGCGGACATGAGGGGCCGCATCCTCATGGAGCTCGATGCTCCGGGATGTCGCACTTATGGAGAAGTCGATGCCGTTGCCGTCAGGTTCCGTAAGGATGAGCCGGCCCATCTGGCGGTTAGAAAGAACCTATCCCCGGATCTGGCCGTGCTCTATGTCTACGACGCCAACGGGACGCTGGTCTTTCAAAAGTCCGAGACAACAAGAAAAGGAATTACGCATCCTACCCTGACAGCAATATCAGCGGGGGATTCCTCCGAAGAGAGGCTGCTGGTTGGGCACTGGAATCGGCTTAAGGGGGCGCAATTGGTCGAGTACTCGCTGAACCCCGATGCAGAGGTCAAACCGCTTGAACAAACAACGGAAGCCGGCATCGCCCCTATGGTTTATGCAGAAGAAAACACTTCCCGGCTAGAGCTTCTTCCCCGGGATGCCGTGATTGAAGGTCGTATAAAACTCGAGGATAAACCTACCGGCCCATGCCTTGGCTATTGGGACTCCCCGGACGATTTCATCTGGTTCGATGTCTCCGGCCTTGGCGAAGGCACCTACAAGGTAATCGTGAACTATGCCGCTCCCTCCCAAAATGGAGGCGTCCTTTCAATCCAACTCAACGAGCGCATGTTTGAGCAGCACTTCAAACCTACCGGCGGCTGGAACACGCGTGCCGATCAGGGCATTGGCGTGATCGAGCATAAAGGCGGGGCATTGGCCATCACCCTGTCCATCAAGGAACCGAACCTGGAAAACTATGCGGTGATGAATTTCTTCTCCATGACCCTGGTAAGGCAGTAA
- a CDS encoding alpha/beta fold hydrolase, with the protein MKNVLLISGWAHGIEAIKPMGDALAGRFEVRLTTGADVLAARSIPDSDYIVTGSMGGLLAMELLPESCRKLVLISSTAKFCAAEDHPCGTHEKILKRMIVQLQRNPDAVLAAFYRNVHHPHPCHPYAGAQEPLDSLVAGLEYLLASDVRAKVPTLGVPTLLLHGAQDRIIPVGAAEWLHGQLPDSRLKVFEDDGHALPAHHFAETMNEVQQFINEEDENE; encoded by the coding sequence ATGAAAAACGTTCTACTCATAAGTGGATGGGCGCACGGCATCGAGGCCATCAAGCCCATGGGCGATGCGCTGGCCGGTCGCTTCGAAGTGCGGTTGACGACCGGGGCAGACGTGCTCGCCGCCCGATCCATTCCGGACTCCGATTATATCGTGACCGGCTCGATGGGCGGACTGCTGGCCATGGAGCTGCTGCCGGAGAGCTGCCGGAAACTGGTGCTCATCTCCTCCACCGCCAAATTCTGCGCGGCCGAGGACCACCCCTGCGGCACCCACGAAAAAATCCTCAAGCGCATGATTGTGCAACTCCAGCGCAATCCGGATGCCGTTTTGGCGGCGTTTTACAGGAACGTCCACCACCCCCACCCCTGCCACCCCTACGCAGGAGCGCAAGAACCTCTCGACTCGCTGGTGGCCGGGCTCGAGTATTTGCTGGCATCGGACGTCCGCGCGAAGGTTCCGACCCTTGGGGTCCCGACGTTGCTGCTGCACGGAGCGCAGGACCGGATCATCCCCGTCGGTGCGGCGGAATGGCTGCACGGGCAGCTGCCGGACAGCCGGCTGAAGGTCTTCGAAGACGACGGACATGCCTTGCCGGCCCACCACTTCGCCGAAACAATGAATGAAGTTCAGCAGTTCATAAACGAGGAAGATGAAAATGAATGA
- a CDS encoding ATP-dependent zinc protease family protein, producing the protein MNEPLKLGWREWCALPELGIPAIKAKVDTGAKTSCLHTFSIEPYQEDGASRVRFKVHPLQKNENLVLECTAAVKDERIVSDSGGHKELRYIIETKVLIGDKFRLIEMSLTNRDSMRFRMLLGRRAMEENTLVDPAASYLNGRLRAKSLYGLV; encoded by the coding sequence ATGAATGAACCCCTCAAACTCGGATGGAGGGAATGGTGCGCCCTTCCCGAACTTGGAATCCCGGCCATCAAGGCCAAGGTCGATACCGGCGCAAAAACCTCCTGCCTGCACACCTTCTCGATCGAGCCGTACCAAGAGGACGGGGCTTCCCGTGTGCGCTTCAAGGTCCACCCGCTCCAGAAAAATGAAAACCTGGTCCTGGAATGCACCGCCGCGGTGAAGGATGAGCGGATCGTTAGCGATTCGGGCGGGCATAAAGAGTTGCGCTATATCATTGAAACCAAAGTTTTAATTGGCGATAAGTTCCGACTGATTGAGATGTCGCTCACCAACCGGGATTCCATGCGCTTCCGCATGTTGCTCGGTCGTCGCGCCATGGAAGAAAACACGCTTGTCGATCCGGCGGCTTCCTACCTCAACGGGAGACTCAGGGCCAAATCCCTGTACGGCCTCGTTTGA
- the rimK gene encoding 30S ribosomal protein S6--L-glutamate ligase: protein MKIALLSRNAKLYSTRRLKEAAEERGHDVQTIDVLRAYMNIASHHPTIHYKGEAIEGIDAVIPRIGASVTFYGAAVLRQFEMMGVYPLNESVAITRSRDKLRSLQLLSRKGIGLPLTGFASKPDDIKDMIKMVGGAPLVVKLLEGTQGIGVVLAETQKAAESVIEGFMGVKANILVQEYIKESKGADIRCFVIGNKVVASMQRKAAPGEFRSNLHRGGTSSLIRITPEERSTAVRAAKIMGLNVAGVDLLRSNHGPVVMEVNSSPGLEGIEKATGKDIAGQVIDYIEKNAKAGNTKTKGQG, encoded by the coding sequence ATGAAAATCGCGCTACTGTCCCGGAATGCCAAACTCTATTCCACCCGCCGGCTCAAAGAAGCGGCGGAAGAGCGAGGGCATGACGTGCAGACCATCGACGTGCTGCGCGCCTACATGAACATTGCATCGCATCACCCGACCATTCACTACAAGGGCGAGGCCATCGAAGGGATCGATGCGGTCATCCCGCGCATTGGCGCCTCGGTGACCTTCTACGGCGCCGCCGTGTTGCGGCAGTTCGAGATGATGGGGGTCTACCCGCTGAATGAATCGGTGGCCATCACCCGCTCGCGCGACAAGCTGCGCTCCCTCCAACTGCTTTCGCGCAAGGGCATTGGCCTGCCGCTCACGGGCTTCGCCAGCAAGCCGGACGATATCAAGGATATGATCAAGATGGTCGGCGGCGCACCGCTGGTCGTCAAGCTGCTCGAAGGCACCCAGGGCATCGGCGTGGTTTTGGCCGAAACGCAAAAGGCGGCGGAAAGCGTGATCGAGGGCTTCATGGGCGTGAAGGCCAACATCCTGGTGCAGGAATACATCAAGGAATCCAAAGGCGCGGACATCCGTTGCTTCGTGATCGGCAACAAGGTCGTTGCCTCGATGCAGCGCAAGGCGGCGCCCGGCGAATTCCGCTCCAACCTCCACCGCGGCGGCACCTCGTCGCTGATCCGGATTACGCCGGAAGAACGTTCCACGGCGGTTCGCGCCGCCAAGATCATGGGGCTGAATGTTGCCGGGGTTGACCTGCTTCGCTCCAACCACGGCCCGGTGGTGATGGAGGTCAACTCCAGCCCCGGGCTCGAAGGCATCGAGAAAGCCACCGGGAAGGATATTGCCGGGCAGGTGATCGATTACATTGAGAAGAATGCCAAGGCGGGGAACACCAAAACCAAAGGGCAAGGCTAG
- a CDS encoding succinylglutamate desuccinylase/aspartoacylase family protein, which translates to MQAAITIDGQEIKAGTRQSIHLPLPEFYNYSPTTMTIHVVHGRNPGPCLLVTSAVHGDEINGVEIIRRLLGHKSIERIKGTLLLIPVVNVFGFVAQSRYLPDRRDLNRSFPGSPKGSMASRLANVLMTEVLPHCTHVIDLHTGAVARENFPQIRATLNGNAELAALAKAFNAPVVLDAGLRDGTFRKAAHELGIPSLVYEAGEALRFDEVSIRAGVAGILNILSHLGMVRKRMRRKEHHPLIAKSSSWVRASQSGVARSLVPLGAKVSVGDELAYISDPSGGHEELVKSSVAGIVIGRTRLPLVHEGEAIFHIARFSQTSEAAESIENFQDAFDPLTDTVESEEPPVFS; encoded by the coding sequence ATGCAAGCGGCCATCACCATTGACGGTCAGGAAATCAAGGCAGGAACCCGCCAGTCCATCCATCTGCCGCTACCGGAATTCTACAACTATTCACCCACCACCATGACGATCCATGTGGTGCATGGCCGCAACCCCGGGCCCTGCCTGCTGGTGACGTCCGCGGTGCATGGCGACGAGATCAACGGCGTGGAGATCATCCGCCGCCTGCTGGGCCACAAATCAATCGAACGGATCAAGGGCACCCTGCTGCTGATCCCGGTGGTGAACGTGTTCGGGTTTGTGGCGCAGTCGCGCTACCTGCCGGACCGGCGCGACCTGAACCGCTCCTTCCCCGGATCGCCGAAAGGCTCCATGGCCTCGCGGCTGGCCAATGTGCTCATGACCGAAGTGCTGCCCCATTGCACCCACGTGATCGACCTCCATACCGGGGCCGTCGCCCGCGAAAACTTTCCCCAGATCCGGGCAACGCTCAACGGCAATGCCGAACTCGCGGCGCTCGCCAAGGCGTTCAATGCACCGGTGGTGCTCGATGCCGGCCTGCGCGACGGCACCTTCCGCAAGGCCGCCCATGAGCTCGGCATTCCATCGCTGGTCTACGAGGCCGGCGAGGCCCTCCGCTTCGACGAAGTCTCGATCCGCGCCGGGGTCGCCGGCATACTCAACATTCTGTCGCACCTCGGCATGGTCCGCAAACGGATGCGCCGGAAGGAGCACCATCCGCTCATCGCCAAGAGTTCATCCTGGGTGCGGGCCTCCCAGAGCGGCGTGGCCCGGTCGCTGGTCCCGCTGGGCGCGAAGGTTTCCGTCGGCGACGAGCTGGCCTACATCAGCGATCCCTCCGGCGGACACGAAGAGCTGGTGAAGAGTTCCGTGGCCGGGATCGTGATTGGCCGCACCCGGCTGCCGCTGGTGCACGAGGGGGAAGCGATTTTCCACATTGCGCGGTTTTCCCAAACCTCGGAAGCCGCCGAGTCGATCGAAAACTTCCAGGACGCCTTCGACCCGCTCACCGATACGGTGGAGAGCGAGGAACCGCCGGTGTTCAGCTAG